The DNA sequence ACCGTCGTCGTCTTCGCCGCCGTCGGCGCCTCGACCGCGTACGGCATCACGCGGATGGAGCGTACGGACGTACCCGGTCTCGCGACCGAGGCGGACGGGCGCTGGGCCTACCCGGCGATCACCAAGCCGCCGCTGCCCTCCGGCAGCCCCGGGCCGTTCGCCGAGGAGAACGTCGCCGCCCTGCACCACGCGGACCTGCGCAAGCTGCTGCTGCCGGCGCCCGCGGGGGCCAGGACGGACAAGGCCGACAAGGCGCTGAGCGGGCGCAACGGCTGGCTGGCGACGAAGGACTTCCTGGCGGCGTTCGAGTCGGCGGAGGACCGGGACGCCCTCGACCAGGTGCTCAAGGATCACGCCCTGCGGCACGTCGCCGCCCGCGGCTGGACCACCCCGGACGGCACGCACACCCGGATCTACCTGCTGCAGTTCGAGTCCGCCCAGGTGGCCGACGTGGTCCAGCAGGACCACCTCACCAACTACGACTCGCCCGAGTACGCCCTGCGCGGCGCCGCCGAGGTGCACACGGACGAGGAGTTCCCCGCCGAGGCCGGGGTCACCGACGTACGGAACTACGCCTACGCCGAGGCCAAGCCGTACGGCGCCGAGCAGGTCCGGCAGGCGTACCTGGTGTCGGGTGACGTTCTGGGGCTGGTCGTGCAGTCCCGCAAGGGCGGTGCCGCGGCCATCCCCTTCCAGCAGACGGTGGTCCTCCAGAGCCAGCTGCTCGGCTGATCCCCGCGAGGGCCCACCTCACACGGAGGGCCGGTCCCCGGCCGCGTAAGCTGGGGCCCGGCCCTGTGTACGTACCGCACACTCTCCGCTCAATCGAGGAGCAACCCCGTGGAGATCTTCTTCGAAGCCCTGCTGGTCCTGGTCTGCGTCGGCGTCCTCGCCTTCGCCGGGCTGGCCGTGAAGAAGCTGTACCAGGGCCAGCGCTGATCCCCATCACCCGACGTACGAGACTTCTGAGCTGCTCATGATCGAGATCCCGTCCGACCTTCACAAGGACCTCGTCCCCCTCGCCTTCCTGCTCGGCAGCTGGGCGGGCGCGGGCGTGCACGACTTCCCCGGCTCCGAGAAGTGCAACTTCGGGCAGGAGGTCGCCTTCGCCCACGACGGCCGGGACTTCCTGGAGTACCGGTCCCACACCTGGGTGCTGGACAACGACGGCAACAAGGTGAAGCCGCTGGAGTCCGAGTACGGCTTCTGGCGCATCGACGCCGACCGCAAGGTCGAGGTCACCATGGTCCGCGACGACGGTGTCGTCGAGATCTGGTACGGCGAGCTGGCCGACAAGAAGCCGCAGATCGACCTGGTCACGGACGCGGTGGCCCGTACGGCCGCCTCCGGCCCGTACACCGGCGGCAAGCGGCTGTACGGCTATGTCAAGAGCGACCTCATGTGGGTCGGCGAGAAGCAGACCCCCGAGGTCGAGCTGCGCCCCTACATGTCGGCCCACCTGAAGAAGGTCGTCACCCCGGAGGACGTCGAGCGCTGGGCCAAGGCCCTTCCCGATGACATGCCGGACGACGGCATCGCTTTCTTCAAGTAGTCCTAGACTCTTGGGTGTGGTGAGCACCGACTGGAAGAGCGACCTCAGGCAGCGCGGCTACCGGCTGACGCCTCAGCGTCAGCTTGTCCTGGAAGCCGTGGACACCCTTGAGCATGCGACCCCCGACGACATCCTCGTGGAAGTGAGGAAGACGGCGTCGGGGGTCAACATTTCCACCGTGTACCGGACCCTGGAGCTCCTGGAGGAGCTCGGGCTGGTCAGCCACGCCCACCTCGGGCACGGCGCGCCGACGTACCACCTGGCGGACCGGCACCATCACCTCCACCTGGTCTGCCGCGACTGCACGAACGTGATCGAGGCCGATGTGTCGGTGGCCGCGGATTTCACTGCGAAGCTGCGTGAGACCTTCGGGTTCGACACGGACATGAAGCACTTCGCGATCTTCGGCCGCTGTGAGGACTGCGCCCGCAAGCTCAAGAATTCAACTACCGAGTCGTAGGCTTGTGCATATGAAGAGCCCTTTGCTGACCCTGCCCGGTGCCGTGCCCGCCGAGGGCGTGGACGAAGGCGTCGCCGCCCACTACGGCGACCTGTTCCGCGAGCAGCGTGCCCTCGCCGACGGCACCGGTTTCGTCGACCTCTCGCACCGCGGAGTGATCGCGGTCACCGGCCAGGACCGGCTGAGCTGGCTGCATCTGCTGCTCACGCAGCACGTCAGCGACCTCCCGGTGGGCGAGGCCACCGAGGCGCTGATCCTCTCCGCGCACGGCCACATCGAGCACGCGCTGTACCTGGTCGACGACGGCACGACGGTCTGGGCCCATGTCGAGCCCGGCACCCAGGACGCGCTGATCGCGTACCTGGAGTCGATGAAGTTCTTCTACCAGGTCGAAGTCGCCGACCGGACCGCCGAGTTCGCGGTTGTGTACCTGCCCGCCGGGTCGATCGCCGAGGTACCCGAGGGCGGCGTCGTACGCGAGACGGCGCACGGCCGCGACCTGTTCCTCCCGCGCGCCGACCTGGAGTCGTACGCGCAGAAGGCCGGCCCGCCGGCCGGAATCCTCGCCTACGAGGCGCTGCGCGTCGAGCACCACCGCCCGCGCCTCGGCTTCGAGACCGACCACCGCACCATCCCGCACGAGCTGGGCTGGATCGCCGGCGCGGTGCACCTCCAGAAGGGCTGCTACCGCGGCCAGGAGACCGTCGCCCGCGTCCAGAACCTCGGCAAGCCGCCGCGCCGGCTGGTCTTCCTGCACCTCGACGGCAGCGAGGTCCACCTGCCGACGCCCGGCACCGAGATCCGGCTCGCCGACGAGGGCCCCGACGGCCGCAAGATCGGCTTCATCACGACGTCCGTACGGCACCACGAGCTCGGCCCGGTCGCGCTCGCGCTGATCAAGCGCAACGTGCCGGTGGACGCACCGCTGATGGCGGACACGACGGCCGCGGCGCAGGAGACGGTGGTCGAGCCCTAGGGTCTGTTGCGAAATGGCCTCGTCGCCCGAAGGGCGGCCGCGCGGCGTCCGGTGCGTGCTCTCGGCGTGCCGCCCGAAAGCCCTCGTACTGGGCGTACTCGGGTTTTCGGGCGGTGCGGTGAGAGCGCGTGCCGGGCGTCGCGCGGCAGAGGCCACTTTCGCAACAGGCCCTAGGTGTATTGACCTGAAGCGTTGTTCACACGGCTGATGGGTGGCTGTCCGCCGAGTGCGGTGTGGCAGCGGTGGTGGTTATAGGTGTGAAGAAAGTCTGTGAGGGCTTCGGTCCGCTCTTGGTTGGTGGTGTAGGGCCGCAGGTAGGCCCATTCGTCGAGCAGGGTGCGATTGAAGCGTTCGACTTTGCCGTTGGTCTGCGGCCGGTAGATGCGGGTGAGCTTGCCGGTCGCGCCGAGGTCGGCCAGGGCCTGGCGCCAGGCGAAGCTCTTGCGGTAGGGCCAGGCGTTGTCGGTCAGGACCCGCTCGATGCGGTCGATGCCGCAAGTGGCGAAGAAGGCAGCGGCCCGGCGGAGGAAGGCGGCGCAGGTGGCGGCCTTCTCGTCCGGGTGGATCTCGCTGTAGGCGAGGCGACTGTGGTCGTCGACGGCGGAGTGGACGTAGTCGAAGCCCACGCTGCTGCGCCGGGCTCGGCCGGCCTGTCGGCCCAGGACTTTGTGGCCGCCGCCGTCGGGGATGCGGCCGAGCTTCTTGACGTCGACGTGGACCAGTTCGCCGGGCCGGTCGCGTTCATAGCGGCGGATGGGCCGGCCGGTGGGTCGGTCCAGGAAGGCCAGGCGGTTCAGGCCGTGCCGGGTGAGGATGCGGTGCACGGTGGAGGCGGGCAGGCCCAGGATCGGTCCGATACGTGCCGGGCCCAGCTTGCGGTCCTGTCGCAGCCTGCAGACATGCGCCTCGATGGCGACTGCGGTCCGGTGCGGTGTCCTGCGGGGACGGCTGGAACGGTCGGTGAGTCCGCTCTCGCCCTCGGACCGCCAGCGCCGGATCCACTTGTGGGCTGTGGGACGGGAGATGCCCATCTCCGCGGCGACGTGCGCGACGGGACGGCCGGAACGGACGCGTTCGACGAGCAGTCGCCTGCCATGAACGGTCAGCCGGGCATTACGGTGGGACACGAAGGCCTCCGTGCGGTGAAGATTTCGACACCTCCACCACACACGGGGGCCTTCGCCACGATCAAGACCGGCCGCGTCAACAACGCTCGTGATCAATACACCTAGGGCTCAGGGCCTGGGGCCTAGATCTCCAGGAGCACGGTGAACGGGCCGTCGTTCGTCAAGCCCACCCGCATCTTGGCCCCGAACCGGCCCGTAGCCACCGTCGCGCCCAGGGCGCGGAGTTGGGCGACGACCTCGTCGACGAGCGGCTCGGCGACATCGCCCGGGGCGGCGGCGTTCCAGGTGGGTCGGCGTCCCTTGCGCGCGTCGCCGTACAGGGTGAACTGGCTGATGACGAGGAGCGGGGCGTCGATGTCGCTGCACGACTTCTCGTCGTGCAGCATGCGGATCGACCAGAGTTTGCGGGCGAGTTGGGCCGCCTTCTCCTTGGTGTCCTCGTGTGTGACGCCGACGAGCACGCACAGCCCCTCGCCGTCGATCTCCCCGACCGTCTCGTCGTCCACGACGACACTCGCGCCGTCCACCCTCTGCACCACAGCTCGCATGCGGACATCATGCCGGGTGCGGAGCAGTGGCCTCTTTGGGGGTTTCTTTTTTGATCCTTAACCCCCCATCTGGGCCCGTTCGGGGGCACTCGGTCACATTGCGGCCAGTTGGGATGGCACCATGCTTCCACACGCCGGTCGAGGGGACGGTAGAGGCATATGAGCACACCGAGTTCAGGGCAGCCTCCTGGGGCTGTCGTGTTGAGCCACGCGGCCCAGCTGGACGGCCTGCGGCCGCCCACGCAGCGCACCGCCGAGGATCCGGGCCCGCGGCTGCCCGTGGAACCGCCCGAGCACGACCTGACCGCACTCAGCCTGCCCGAGCTGCGCACCCTGCGCCGGGACGCGCAGCGCGACGAGGCGGATCTGAGCTATCTACGACGGCTGCTGCAGGGGCGGATCGACATCCTGCGGGCGGAGGTGGCACGGCGCTCGCCGGCGGGCGCGGCGTCCGTCGTCGACCGTCTCCCGGAGATCCTGACCGACGCCCCGGCCCGCCACCGCTCCTCGGCCCGCCACGTGACACTGGGCACCCCGCACAGCGAGGAGTACCGGCTGCTGGCGACCGAGATGCTGGCCGAGGTGGAACTGTCGGACCTGGAGGCCCGCACGGACGCCGAACTGAACACCGCGATGGGACGCCTCGTCCGCTACGAGCAGCAGGTGTCCCGGCGCCGTCAACGCCTGCAGCGGACGGCCGACGACTGCAGCGCGGAGATCGCGCGGCGGTACCGGGACGGTGAGGCGCAGGTGGACGACCTGTTGACGTAGCACGCCGGTTCGAAGCGGTCCGCGGAACGGCGCTTGAGGCAGCCCCCACCCACAGGGAGGGGGCTGTTGCCTTTTCGGACGGTCCGGGGGTGCCCTCTCTGGGGGAGTTTGAGGGCGAGTAAAAACCCGGCGACACGCCACGCCCGCCCACCTACCGTGACCCCATGAGCCGTCCCGAACCTCCCACCGACATCGACGTCCGCCCGATCACCGAGGCCGACATCCCCGACTGGACCCGGGCCCTGAACACCGGCTTCCTGCGCAGCCCCGACGTCTCCGAGGCAGAGGTCGCCGACCGCGCGTCGTACATCGTCCCGTCCCGCACCCTCGGCGCCTTCGACACGGGCCGCTGCGTGGCGACCTTCCGCTCCTTCGCCCAGGAGATCACCGCAGTCGGCGGCGCCCCCGTCCCCGCGGACGCCATCTCGAACGTCACCGTCAGCCCCACCCACCGCCGCCGCGGCCTGCTCACCCGCATGATGGCCCGCGACCTGGCCGCCGCGAAGGACCGCGGTGACGTCGTCGCCACCCTGATCGCCGCCGAGTACCCGATCTACGGCCGCTACGGCTTCGGCCCCGCCACGTCCACGGCCCAGTGGACCATCGACGTCCCCCGCACCGGCCTCGACCCGAGGTGGGCCGGCCCGGACGACGGCGGCCGTATCGACATCGTGGACGGCGCGGACGTACGCAAGATCGGCCCGGAGCTGTACGAGCGGGTGCGACGCGCCCAGCCGGGCGCCGTCGACCGGGACGAGCGCTGGTGGCAGGTCAGCACCGGGGTGCTGCGCCTGGACAGGTCCCCGTGGACCGAACCCTTCTTCGCCGTGTACCGCTCGGCGGGCGGCGAGGTCCAGGGACTGGCGTCGTACAAGGCGGACGACCACTGGGGCGACGGCAAGCAGCCGCTCAACACGGCGACCGTGAACTGGCTCGTCGCGGCCACCCCGGACGCGGAGCGCGCCCTGTGGCGCTACCTGTGCTCGATCGACTGGATCACGACGGTCAAGAGTGGCTGGCGGGCCCCCGACGACCTGCTGCCCCACTACTTCCCCGATCCGCGGGCCGCCCGGGTCACGACGCTGGCGGACTGGTTGTGGGTGCGGATCCTGGACGTCGTACGGGCGCTGGAGGCGCGGACCTACCAGGGGCAGGGGTCGCTGGTGCTGGAGGTCGTGGACGGGGCCGGCCTGACCGGCGGACGTTACCTGCTGGAGGCGTCGGCCGGCGGATCCTCCTGTACGCCGACCACGACCGCGCCCGAACTCACCCTCGACGTGGCCGACTTGGGCAGCCTCTGGCTCGGTGACGAGTCCGCCGT is a window from the Streptomyces sp. NBC_00299 genome containing:
- the ygfZ gene encoding CAF17-like 4Fe-4S cluster assembly/insertion protein YgfZ; its protein translation is MKSPLLTLPGAVPAEGVDEGVAAHYGDLFREQRALADGTGFVDLSHRGVIAVTGQDRLSWLHLLLTQHVSDLPVGEATEALILSAHGHIEHALYLVDDGTTVWAHVEPGTQDALIAYLESMKFFYQVEVADRTAEFAVVYLPAGSIAEVPEGGVVRETAHGRDLFLPRADLESYAQKAGPPAGILAYEALRVEHHRPRLGFETDHRTIPHELGWIAGAVHLQKGCYRGQETVARVQNLGKPPRRLVFLHLDGSEVHLPTPGTEIRLADEGPDGRKIGFITTSVRHHELGPVALALIKRNVPVDAPLMADTTAAAQETVVEP
- a CDS encoding GNAT family N-acetyltransferase, with translation MSRPEPPTDIDVRPITEADIPDWTRALNTGFLRSPDVSEAEVADRASYIVPSRTLGAFDTGRCVATFRSFAQEITAVGGAPVPADAISNVTVSPTHRRRGLLTRMMARDLAAAKDRGDVVATLIAAEYPIYGRYGFGPATSTAQWTIDVPRTGLDPRWAGPDDGGRIDIVDGADVRKIGPELYERVRRAQPGAVDRDERWWQVSTGVLRLDRSPWTEPFFAVYRSAGGEVQGLASYKADDHWGDGKQPLNTATVNWLVAATPDAERALWRYLCSIDWITTVKSGWRAPDDLLPHYFPDPRAARVTTLADWLWVRILDVVRALEARTYQGQGSLVLEVVDGAGLTGGRYLLEASAGGSSCTPTTTAPELTLDVADLGSLWLGDESAVRLTALGRVREERAGAALVADALLRTSRRPWCPDVF
- a CDS encoding FABP family protein yields the protein MIEIPSDLHKDLVPLAFLLGSWAGAGVHDFPGSEKCNFGQEVAFAHDGRDFLEYRSHTWVLDNDGNKVKPLESEYGFWRIDADRKVEVTMVRDDGVVEIWYGELADKKPQIDLVTDAVARTAASGPYTGGKRLYGYVKSDLMWVGEKQTPEVELRPYMSAHLKKVVTPEDVERWAKALPDDMPDDGIAFFK
- a CDS encoding RsiG family protein codes for the protein MSTPSSGQPPGAVVLSHAAQLDGLRPPTQRTAEDPGPRLPVEPPEHDLTALSLPELRTLRRDAQRDEADLSYLRRLLQGRIDILRAEVARRSPAGAASVVDRLPEILTDAPARHRSSARHVTLGTPHSEEYRLLATEMLAEVELSDLEARTDAELNTAMGRLVRYEQQVSRRRQRLQRTADDCSAEIARRYRDGEAQVDDLLT
- a CDS encoding Fur family transcriptional regulator, coding for MVSTDWKSDLRQRGYRLTPQRQLVLEAVDTLEHATPDDILVEVRKTASGVNISTVYRTLELLEELGLVSHAHLGHGAPTYHLADRHHHLHLVCRDCTNVIEADVSVAADFTAKLRETFGFDTDMKHFAIFGRCEDCARKLKNSTTES
- a CDS encoding IS481 family transposase gives rise to the protein MSHRNARLTVHGRRLLVERVRSGRPVAHVAAEMGISRPTAHKWIRRWRSEGESGLTDRSSRPRRTPHRTAVAIEAHVCRLRQDRKLGPARIGPILGLPASTVHRILTRHGLNRLAFLDRPTGRPIRRYERDRPGELVHVDVKKLGRIPDGGGHKVLGRQAGRARRSSVGFDYVHSAVDDHSRLAYSEIHPDEKAATCAAFLRRAAAFFATCGIDRIERVLTDNAWPYRKSFAWRQALADLGATGKLTRIYRPQTNGKVERFNRTLLDEWAYLRPYTTNQERTEALTDFLHTYNHHRCHTALGGQPPISRVNNASGQYT
- the dtd gene encoding D-aminoacyl-tRNA deacylase; protein product: MRAVVQRVDGASVVVDDETVGEIDGEGLCVLVGVTHEDTKEKAAQLARKLWSIRMLHDEKSCSDIDAPLLVISQFTLYGDARKGRRPTWNAAAPGDVAEPLVDEVVAQLRALGATVATGRFGAKMRVGLTNDGPFTVLLEI